A part of Micromonospora chersina genomic DNA contains:
- a CDS encoding ABC transporter permease, producing MSGPVRLTPARLRPRDVLRVGGVGLRTRPLRAFLSALGIAIGIAAMVSVVGISASSRAELDRTLAELGTNLLTVGPGNTLFGDDAQLPTESVAMIGRIGPVREVAATGLLADARVYRSDLISRSESGGIAARAAGLELRDTVGLEVVSGTWLNAATAHYPAVVLGATTAQRLGIGAAGPDVRIQLGGRLFTVVGILAPAPLAPELDLSALVGWDAARSYLDFDGHPTTVYTRTSETAVEAVRAVLAATANPEAPNEVKVARPSDALAAKQATDEAFTGLLLGLGAVALLVGGVGVANTMVISVLERRPEIGLRRSLGATRGQVRTQFLAESLLLSALGGLGGVLLGGAVTAGYAFSRSWPAVVPPWVLGGGIGATLLIGALAGLYPAIRAARLAPTEALATP from the coding sequence ATGAGCGGGCCGGTCCGGCTGACGCCCGCCCGGCTCCGCCCCCGGGACGTCCTGCGGGTCGGCGGTGTCGGGCTGCGCACCCGACCGCTGCGGGCCTTCCTGTCGGCGCTGGGCATCGCGATCGGGATCGCCGCCATGGTGTCGGTGGTGGGGATCTCGGCGTCGTCCCGGGCGGAGCTGGACCGCACGCTTGCCGAACTCGGCACCAACCTGCTCACCGTCGGCCCGGGCAACACGCTCTTCGGCGACGACGCCCAGCTCCCGACGGAGTCGGTGGCGATGATCGGGCGGATCGGGCCGGTGCGGGAGGTGGCCGCCACCGGGCTGCTGGCCGACGCGCGGGTGTACCGCTCGGACCTGATCTCCCGGAGTGAGAGCGGCGGGATCGCGGCCCGCGCCGCTGGTCTGGAGCTGCGTGACACGGTAGGGCTGGAGGTGGTCAGCGGCACCTGGCTGAACGCCGCCACCGCCCACTACCCGGCGGTGGTGCTCGGCGCCACCACGGCCCAGCGGCTCGGCATCGGCGCCGCCGGGCCGGACGTGCGGATCCAGCTCGGCGGGCGCCTGTTCACCGTGGTGGGCATCCTGGCGCCCGCGCCGCTCGCGCCGGAGCTGGACCTGTCCGCGCTTGTCGGCTGGGACGCCGCGCGCTCGTACCTCGACTTCGACGGGCACCCGACCACGGTCTACACCCGGACGTCGGAGACCGCTGTCGAGGCGGTACGCGCGGTGCTCGCCGCCACGGCGAACCCGGAGGCGCCGAACGAGGTGAAGGTGGCACGGCCCTCCGACGCGCTCGCGGCGAAGCAGGCCACCGACGAGGCGTTCACCGGGCTGCTGCTCGGCCTCGGCGCGGTCGCCCTGCTGGTGGGTGGCGTCGGGGTGGCCAACACCATGGTGATCTCGGTGCTGGAGCGGCGCCCGGAGATCGGCCTGCGCCGGTCGCTCGGGGCCACCCGCGGGCAGGTCCGCACCCAGTTCCTGGCCGAGTCGCTGCTGCTGTCCGCCCTCGGCGGGCTGGGCGGGGTCCTGCTGGGCGGCGCGGTCACGGCGGGCTATGCGTTCTCCCGGTCCTGGCCGGCGGTGGTGCCGCCCTGGGTGTTGGGCGGCGGGATCGGCGCGACCCTGCTGATCGGGGCCCTCGCCGGCCTCTACCCGGCGATCCGCGCGGCGCGGCTCGCACCGACCGAGGCGCTCGCCACGCCGTGA
- a CDS encoding mechanosensitive ion channel family protein: MRALLTVVAWVVAALLVAWLAGLFFRWACRTRYGWIIKPVYEACRRPAVVVLVVGALFASVPGRRYEWLAAFRHGLLLAFAAACAWLVIRFLQVTEGLALGRLSHEPTANRQHRRARTQIRMIRGVTAVLVTLAAIAVALMSYQQIRVVGVSLVTSAGVIGVLIGVAARTSLSNAFAGLQIAFTDAIHVDDVVVVDDAWGRVEEVKLTSVVIRMWDERRLILPTTHFTDRPFQNWTRHESRVVGELRVHVDYTADVEQIRREARRLVEESPLWDRALWVLQVVDVTPQTLELQVRVSAADGPSSWDLRCDLREGLMKYIREQHPQWLPRTRAEFQP; this comes from the coding sequence ATGCGCGCGCTGCTGACCGTCGTGGCCTGGGTCGTCGCCGCCCTGCTCGTGGCCTGGCTCGCCGGGCTGTTCTTCCGGTGGGCGTGCCGCACCCGCTACGGGTGGATCATCAAACCGGTGTACGAGGCGTGCCGCCGTCCCGCGGTGGTGGTCCTGGTGGTCGGGGCGCTGTTCGCCTCGGTCCCCGGCCGGCGGTACGAGTGGTTGGCGGCGTTCCGGCACGGGCTGCTGCTGGCGTTCGCGGCGGCCTGCGCCTGGCTGGTGATCAGATTCCTCCAGGTCACCGAGGGCCTGGCGTTGGGGCGCCTGTCCCACGAGCCGACGGCGAACCGGCAGCACCGGCGGGCCCGTACCCAGATCCGGATGATCCGGGGCGTGACGGCCGTGCTCGTGACGCTGGCCGCGATCGCCGTCGCCCTGATGAGCTACCAGCAGATACGCGTCGTCGGAGTGTCCCTGGTGACCTCCGCGGGCGTGATCGGCGTGCTCATCGGCGTGGCCGCCCGCACGTCGCTGTCCAACGCCTTCGCGGGCCTGCAGATCGCGTTCACCGACGCGATCCACGTCGACGACGTGGTGGTGGTCGACGACGCGTGGGGTCGCGTCGAGGAGGTGAAGCTGACCAGCGTCGTGATCCGAATGTGGGACGAGCGTCGACTCATCCTGCCGACCACCCACTTCACCGACCGCCCCTTCCAGAACTGGACGCGACACGAGTCCCGCGTGGTTGGCGAGTTGCGGGTGCACGTCGACTACACGGCGGACGTGGAGCAGATCCGGCGCGAGGCGCGCCGGCTGGTCGAGGAGTCACCGCTGTGGGACCGGGCCCTCTGGGTGCTCCAGGTGGTCGACGTCACCCCGCAGACGCTGGAACTCCAGGTGCGCGTCTCGGCCGCGGACGGGCCGAGCAGCTGGGATCTCCGCTGCGACCTGCGCGAGGGCCTCATGAAGTACATCCGCGAGCAGCACCCTCAGTGGCTGCCCCGGACCCGCGCCGAGTTCCAGCCCTAG
- a CDS encoding ArsR/SmtB family transcription factor: MAITLRFGAADLLHCRFAVSPMLETLSAVRLLSPHEGVGPHRRWLDTLDTRGLDLRPIALLQPRRGYTPDFLSPPPVSPHARFQDELAAVAATDHDRVRAEVRRSLADTPGAAESSTGRLLLGDPAVVLQTLVSLVTQAWEVLIEPVWPHVRGLLDADVGFQTRRLAEGGLDRLFAELHPRLRWNNGVLTREYGDDEHRDLRGEGLALVPSAFKWDQVVVIVDPPWQPTVIYPARGLGTLWQPLSTDRHAALGRLIGRTRAALLFSLDEPTSTTTLAHRHALAAGTVSEHLSVLRDAGFVAGERHRHEIRYRRTPLGEAALG; this comes from the coding sequence ATGGCGATCACGCTGCGGTTCGGTGCCGCCGACCTGCTGCACTGTCGCTTCGCCGTCTCGCCCATGCTCGAGACGCTGTCCGCGGTGCGCCTGCTCTCCCCGCACGAGGGCGTCGGCCCCCACCGCCGCTGGCTCGACACCCTCGACACGCGGGGGCTCGACCTGCGACCGATCGCCCTGCTGCAGCCGCGTCGCGGCTACACCCCCGACTTCCTCTCGCCGCCTCCGGTCAGCCCACACGCCCGGTTCCAGGACGAGCTCGCGGCCGTGGCGGCCACCGACCATGATCGGGTACGCGCGGAGGTGCGCCGGTCACTGGCGGACACCCCGGGGGCGGCCGAGTCGTCGACCGGACGCCTCCTGCTGGGCGATCCGGCCGTTGTTCTCCAGACGCTGGTGTCACTCGTGACGCAGGCGTGGGAGGTCCTGATCGAACCGGTCTGGCCGCACGTACGCGGACTGCTCGATGCCGATGTGGGCTTCCAGACCCGACGTCTCGCCGAAGGCGGCCTGGACCGGTTGTTCGCCGAGCTGCATCCACGACTGCGCTGGAACAACGGCGTGCTGACCCGCGAGTACGGCGACGACGAGCATCGCGATCTGCGCGGCGAGGGGCTTGCCCTGGTGCCCAGCGCCTTCAAGTGGGATCAGGTCGTGGTCATCGTGGACCCGCCGTGGCAGCCCACAGTGATCTATCCGGCGCGAGGGCTCGGCACGCTCTGGCAGCCGCTGTCCACCGATCGGCATGCGGCTCTGGGACGGCTGATCGGCAGAACCCGGGCGGCGCTGCTGTTCAGCCTCGACGAGCCCACCAGCACGACGACGCTGGCCCACCGCCACGCGCTGGCGGCCGGGACGGTGTCCGAGCATCTGTCGGTGCTGCGCGACGCCGGGTTCGTCGCCGGGGAACGACACCGGCACGAGATCCGCTATCGGCGTACACCCCTCGGCGAAGCCGCGCTCGGTTAG
- a CDS encoding tetratricopeptide repeat protein, with protein sequence MNPSADWEQRSADLWAAFNAAPDGWDEEEFRERVDVLADELGPDHPVAAFERACAWDSTGHSDKAVPLYRRALERGIDGIRRRRAVIQMSSSLRNTGQPEESVRLLTEERERGSDELDDAVSATLALALTSVGREREAVSIAVGALARHLPRYQRSMANYARLLIEPN encoded by the coding sequence ATGAACCCGAGCGCCGACTGGGAGCAGCGCAGCGCGGACCTGTGGGCGGCCTTCAACGCCGCACCCGACGGCTGGGACGAGGAGGAGTTCCGCGAGCGGGTCGACGTGCTCGCCGACGAGTTGGGGCCGGATCATCCGGTGGCGGCGTTCGAGCGGGCCTGCGCCTGGGACTCGACAGGTCATTCGGACAAGGCGGTGCCGCTCTACCGCAGGGCACTGGAGCGGGGCATCGACGGCATCCGTCGCCGGCGCGCGGTGATCCAGATGTCCAGCTCCCTGCGGAACACCGGGCAGCCCGAGGAGAGCGTCCGGCTGCTGACCGAGGAGCGCGAGCGCGGCTCCGACGAGCTCGACGACGCGGTCAGCGCGACGCTCGCGCTGGCGCTGACCAGCGTCGGCCGGGAGCGGGAGGCGGTCTCAATCGCCGTCGGGGCACTGGCCAGGCATTTGCCGCGCTACCAGCGGTCGATGGCGAACTACGCCCGGCTCCTGATCGAGCCCAACTGA
- a CDS encoding helix-turn-helix transcriptional regulator, with translation MDRAALADFLRRRREALQPGDVGLAAGVRRRAPGLRREEVAALATMSTDYYTRLEQQRGPQPSPQLLAALARALRLTGDERDYLFRVAGHNPPASVSAATHVSPALLRVLDRLADTPALILSNLGETLVQNRMAEALFGDRSGHTGLARSEIYRWFTDPAERSRYPEEDRDRQSRAQVANLRAAYGSMGPQSRAGELVRALQKASPEFAELWERHEVAQRFADHKTLIHPELGPIELDCQVLFTEDQSQALLVLTAPPRSEGDEKLRLLAVLGHERFPAST, from the coding sequence ATGGACCGCGCAGCCCTGGCCGACTTCCTCCGCCGCCGCCGTGAGGCGTTGCAGCCCGGGGACGTCGGGCTGGCCGCCGGCGTCCGCCGCCGCGCCCCGGGGCTGCGGCGCGAGGAGGTGGCCGCGCTGGCCACCATGTCGACCGACTACTACACCCGGCTGGAGCAGCAGCGCGGCCCGCAGCCGAGCCCGCAGTTGCTCGCCGCGCTGGCCCGGGCGCTGCGGCTGACCGGCGACGAGCGCGACTACCTGTTCCGGGTGGCGGGGCACAACCCGCCGGCCTCGGTGTCCGCGGCGACGCACGTCTCCCCGGCGCTGCTGCGGGTGCTCGACCGGCTGGCGGACACCCCGGCGCTCATCCTGTCCAACCTCGGCGAGACCCTCGTGCAGAACCGGATGGCCGAGGCGCTGTTCGGGGACCGGTCGGGCCACACGGGGCTGGCCCGCAGCGAGATCTACCGGTGGTTCACCGACCCGGCGGAGCGGAGCCGCTACCCCGAGGAGGACCGCGACCGGCAGAGCCGCGCCCAGGTCGCCAACCTGCGCGCCGCGTACGGGTCGATGGGGCCGCAGTCGCGGGCCGGTGAGCTGGTGCGGGCGCTGCAGAAGGCCAGCCCGGAGTTCGCCGAGCTGTGGGAGCGGCACGAGGTGGCCCAGCGCTTCGCGGACCACAAGACGCTGATCCACCCCGAGCTGGGGCCGATCGAGCTGGACTGCCAGGTGCTGTTCACCGAGGACCAGTCCCAGGCCCTGCTCGTGCTCACCGCGCCGCCGCGCAGCGAGGGCGACGAGAAGCTGCGGCTGCTGGCCGTGCTGGGGCATGAGCGCTTCCCGGCCAGCACTTAG
- a CDS encoding SDR family oxidoreductase produces the protein MNISGNTIFVPGSTSGIGLALALALKARGNTVIIGGRRTDLLEKVAAEHPDIDTVTIDTADPASIASAAAQVLAKHPDLNVLVTMAGIMRVEDWHRPESFLDSAEATVTTNLLGPIRLIAAFIEHLRAQPDATIMTVSSGLAFTPLKVTPSYNASKAAIHMLSESLRLQLADTSVKVVELEPPAVRTALMPGQETSEFAMPLDEFVSEVVALIEAQPDAREIQVERVKFLRYGEARGDYDQVVATLNAADPHGK, from the coding sequence ATGAACATTTCCGGAAACACCATCTTCGTCCCCGGCTCCACGAGCGGGATCGGCCTCGCCCTCGCCCTCGCCCTCAAGGCCAGGGGCAACACGGTGATCATCGGCGGCCGGCGTACCGACCTGCTCGAGAAGGTCGCCGCGGAGCACCCCGACATCGACACCGTCACGATCGACACGGCGGACCCCGCGAGCATCGCCTCGGCGGCCGCGCAGGTGCTGGCGAAGCACCCGGACCTCAACGTCCTGGTCACCATGGCGGGCATCATGCGCGTCGAGGACTGGCACCGGCCCGAGTCGTTCCTGGACTCGGCCGAGGCGACCGTGACCACCAACCTGCTCGGCCCGATCCGCCTCATCGCCGCGTTCATCGAGCACCTGCGGGCGCAGCCGGACGCCACGATCATGACGGTCTCCTCGGGCCTGGCGTTCACTCCGCTCAAGGTCACCCCCAGCTACAACGCGTCGAAGGCCGCGATCCACATGCTCAGCGAGTCGCTGCGGCTGCAGCTGGCGGACACGAGCGTCAAGGTCGTGGAGCTTGAGCCGCCGGCGGTCCGTACCGCGCTGATGCCCGGACAGGAGACCAGCGAGTTCGCCATGCCGCTCGACGAGTTCGTCAGCGAGGTCGTCGCGCTGATCGAGGCGCAGCCCGACGCCCGGGAGATCCAGGTCGAGCGGGTGAAATTCCTCCGCTACGGCGAGGCGCGCGGCGACTACGACCAGGTCGTCGCCACCCTCAACGCCGCCGACCCGCACGGCAAGTAG
- a CDS encoding AAA domain-containing protein, with amino-acid sequence MLAELAAPPAVAAERVITAVLADLRSGDHRGVVVDSPPGAGKSTLVVRAAVELAAAGEPLIIVAQTNEQVDDLIDRLARKAPELRIGRLSATDYQPTDRVKGHETVRVAAKVADLGGPAVVIGTAAKWATVAEGVWPWAIVDEAYQMRSDALLRVAGRFERALFVGDPGQLDPFSTVETARWTGLTWDPMQSAVATLLRHNPELPVHRLPVSWRLPATAAPVVAAAFYPFTGFRAGTGPADRALTFTEPGPGDRFDATVEVAAAAGWALHELPARHTLRTDGEAAVACAALALRFLDRKPVGISEHAPGGAPVTADRIAVGAAHRDQVAAIRSHLGAAGAGITVDTANRLQGREYDVTIVLHPLSGRRDATAFHLESGRLCVLASRHRHACVVVARAGITELLDAHPSTERVHLDVPVKFPDGWEANHTMLAHLAAHHAR; translated from the coding sequence ATGCTCGCGGAACTCGCAGCCCCACCGGCCGTCGCGGCCGAGCGGGTGATCACCGCCGTCCTGGCCGACCTGCGCTCCGGCGACCACCGGGGCGTGGTGGTCGACTCGCCGCCCGGCGCCGGGAAATCCACCCTCGTGGTCCGCGCCGCCGTCGAGCTGGCCGCCGCCGGCGAGCCGCTGATCATCGTGGCGCAGACCAACGAGCAGGTCGACGACCTCATTGACCGGCTCGCCCGCAAAGCCCCCGAGCTGCGCATCGGCCGGCTCTCCGCCACCGACTACCAGCCCACCGACCGGGTGAAGGGCCACGAGACGGTCCGGGTCGCGGCAAAGGTCGCCGACCTCGGTGGTCCGGCCGTCGTCATCGGTACGGCCGCCAAGTGGGCCACCGTCGCCGAGGGCGTGTGGCCGTGGGCGATTGTCGACGAGGCGTACCAGATGCGGTCGGACGCGCTGCTGCGCGTGGCCGGGCGGTTCGAGCGGGCACTGTTCGTGGGCGACCCGGGGCAGCTCGACCCGTTCTCGACCGTGGAGACCGCGCGGTGGACCGGGCTGACCTGGGATCCGATGCAGTCGGCGGTGGCCACCCTGCTGCGGCACAACCCCGAGCTGCCCGTGCACCGGTTGCCGGTGTCGTGGCGGCTGCCCGCCACCGCCGCGCCGGTGGTGGCCGCCGCGTTCTACCCGTTCACCGGGTTCCGCGCCGGCACCGGGCCGGCCGACCGGGCGCTCACCTTCACCGAGCCCGGGCCGGGCGACCGCTTCGACGCGACCGTTGAGGTGGCGGCCGCCGCTGGCTGGGCGCTGCACGAACTGCCCGCCCGGCACACGCTGCGTACCGATGGAGAGGCCGCCGTGGCCTGCGCCGCCCTCGCCCTGCGATTCCTGGACCGGAAACCGGTCGGGATCTCCGAGCATGCGCCCGGCGGCGCGCCGGTGACCGCGGACCGGATCGCCGTCGGGGCCGCGCACCGCGACCAGGTGGCGGCCATCCGGTCGCACCTGGGCGCGGCCGGCGCGGGCATCACCGTCGACACCGCCAACCGGCTCCAGGGCCGGGAGTACGACGTGACGATCGTGCTGCACCCCCTCTCGGGGCGGCGGGACGCGACCGCCTTCCACCTGGAGTCGGGACGGCTCTGCGTGCTGGCGTCGCGGCACCGGCACGCGTGCGTGGTGGTGGCGCGGGCCGGGATCACCGAACTGCTGGACGCCCACCCGTCGACCGAGCGGGTGCACCTGGACGTGCCGGTGAAGTTCCCGGACGGCTGGGAGGCCAACCACACCATGCTGGCCCATCTCGCCGCGCACCACGCCCGCTGA
- a CDS encoding TetR/AcrR family transcriptional regulator has translation MTPARTDHDSRRQDVSEAVWQVLAEHGFGGLTMRAVAAALGSSTGLVTHYFAGKRELIAHALDILEVRTAQRPRQAAPAPGLAALRTQMVNILPLTPDAVAMNRIWVGSWDVALSDPDLFAAQTLRYERVRAGLRASIEDAQRLGELADGDPGRLATTVLAFTHGLVVQALFDPDRLPAATQTRLVDDFLAALTR, from the coding sequence ATGACCCCCGCACGCACCGACCACGACTCCCGCAGACAGGACGTCTCGGAGGCGGTCTGGCAGGTCCTGGCCGAGCACGGCTTCGGCGGCCTCACCATGCGCGCCGTCGCGGCGGCCCTGGGCTCCTCGACCGGACTGGTCACCCACTACTTCGCGGGCAAGCGCGAGCTGATCGCCCACGCCCTCGACATCCTCGAGGTACGCACCGCGCAGCGCCCCCGGCAGGCCGCTCCCGCACCCGGACTGGCGGCGCTGCGCACGCAGATGGTCAACATCCTCCCGCTGACTCCCGACGCGGTGGCGATGAACCGGATCTGGGTCGGCTCCTGGGACGTCGCCCTGTCGGATCCGGACCTGTTCGCCGCCCAGACCCTTCGCTACGAACGCGTCCGGGCCGGGCTGCGCGCGTCCATCGAGGACGCCCAGCGGCTGGGCGAGCTTGCCGACGGTGACCCGGGCCGGCTCGCGACGACCGTGCTGGCGTTCACGCACGGCCTGGTGGTCCAGGCGCTGTTCGACCCGGACCGGCTGCCGGCCGCGACACAGACCCGACTCGTCGACGACTTCCTCGCCGCGCTCACCCGCTGA
- a CDS encoding DMT family transporter has translation MVAARGSATGLWSLVLAGVLWGTGGPTGGLLAHQTGLSPLAVASYRLAVAGLLVIGWLCLARKPLPRSREAWSRITVNALLAAVFQASFFAAVSLTNVSLATLLTIGASPALVLAAERVAGRRRVGASRLAAVALAVAGLVLLVGTPAGGITTTGALAGGGLALLAAAGFAALTVIGTRPVAGLDDLTATGVSFAIGGAVLAAASTLTSGMSFVPTPTSVGLLLLLGAVPTATAYALYFRGLRTTPASTAALIALLEPLVATLLATLFLGDRLSAAGLVGAGLITIAIVLNTRGHR, from the coding sequence GTGGTTGCCGCCCGAGGCTCCGCCACCGGCCTGTGGTCGCTTGTCCTCGCCGGCGTGCTGTGGGGCACCGGTGGCCCCACCGGCGGCCTGCTCGCCCACCAAACGGGGCTGTCACCGCTGGCGGTGGCGTCCTACCGGCTCGCCGTTGCGGGCCTGCTCGTCATCGGCTGGCTCTGCCTGGCGCGGAAGCCGCTGCCCCGCAGCCGGGAAGCCTGGTCTCGGATCACCGTGAACGCACTGCTCGCCGCGGTTTTCCAGGCCAGCTTCTTCGCAGCGGTGTCACTGACCAACGTCAGCCTCGCCACCCTGCTCACCATCGGTGCCTCACCAGCGCTGGTTCTGGCCGCGGAGCGGGTCGCCGGACGGCGGCGGGTCGGCGCGTCGAGGCTCGCCGCGGTGGCGCTGGCCGTGGCCGGTCTGGTCCTGCTCGTCGGCACCCCGGCCGGCGGTATCACCACGACCGGCGCGCTCGCCGGGGGCGGACTCGCGTTGCTGGCGGCCGCTGGCTTCGCCGCGCTGACGGTGATCGGCACCCGGCCTGTCGCCGGTCTCGACGATCTCACCGCCACCGGCGTGAGCTTCGCCATCGGTGGGGCCGTGCTCGCCGCCGCGTCCACACTGACGTCCGGCATGAGCTTCGTCCCGACCCCGACGTCCGTGGGGTTGCTGCTCCTGCTGGGCGCCGTGCCGACCGCGACGGCGTACGCCCTGTACTTCCGCGGCCTGCGCACCACCCCGGCCAGTACGGCCGCGCTGATCGCGCTGCTGGAACCACTCGTCGCCACACTCCTGGCCACCCTGTTCCTCGGCGATCGCCTGAGCGCGGCCGGGCTCGTCGGCGCCGGGCTGATCACCATCGCCATCGTGCTGAACACCCGCGGGCACCGCTGA
- a CDS encoding NAD-dependent epimerase/dehydratase family protein produces the protein MRVLLAGASGAIGTPLTRQLLAAGHQVVGISRSQSNAERLRSAGAEAVVADVLDRENLLAAVRDVRADAVVHELTALGTTKMGEALQGTNALRTTGTANLLAAARAVGAHRFVTQSIVLGYGYRDHGPRVITEDDPFAEPVGGKLGEAVAAMGSTEKQVFSADEMEGVALRYGFFYGHDRMTNMMVNLVRKRRLPVPSSGGFANFIYLDDAAAATVAGLEKGRAGQAYNIVDDEPVRWGDYLDTLAAAFGARRPWRVPSWMLRPIPYAHAMMTTSMRVSNAKAKRELGWAPGVPTYREGIPLIARAIG, from the coding sequence ATGAGAGTCCTGCTCGCCGGCGCCTCGGGCGCGATCGGTACGCCCCTCACCCGGCAACTTCTCGCCGCCGGCCACCAGGTGGTCGGCATCAGCCGCAGCCAGTCCAACGCCGAGCGGCTGCGCAGCGCCGGCGCCGAGGCGGTGGTGGCCGACGTGCTGGACCGCGAGAACCTGCTCGCCGCCGTACGGGACGTGCGGGCCGACGCGGTCGTCCACGAGTTGACGGCGCTGGGCACCACGAAGATGGGCGAGGCGCTCCAGGGCACGAACGCCCTGCGTACCACCGGCACGGCCAACCTGCTCGCAGCGGCCCGGGCGGTCGGCGCCCACCGCTTCGTCACCCAGTCGATCGTGCTCGGGTACGGCTACCGCGACCACGGGCCGCGTGTGATCACCGAGGACGACCCGTTCGCCGAACCCGTGGGCGGCAAGCTCGGGGAGGCCGTCGCGGCCATGGGCTCCACCGAAAAGCAGGTGTTCTCGGCCGACGAGATGGAGGGCGTCGCGCTGCGCTACGGGTTCTTCTACGGGCACGACCGCATGACGAACATGATGGTCAACCTGGTGCGCAAGCGCCGGTTGCCAGTGCCCTCATCCGGTGGCTTCGCCAACTTCATCTACCTGGACGACGCCGCCGCGGCGACGGTGGCCGGGCTCGAGAAGGGGCGGGCCGGGCAGGCGTACAACATCGTCGACGACGAGCCGGTGCGCTGGGGCGACTACCTGGACACGCTCGCGGCCGCGTTCGGGGCGCGCCGGCCGTGGCGGGTCCCGAGCTGGATGCTGCGGCCCATCCCGTACGCGCACGCCATGATGACCACGTCGATGCGCGTCTCCAATGCCAAGGCCAAGCGCGAGCTGGGCTGGGCTCCGGGGGTGCCGACCTACCGCGAGGGCATCCCGCTGATCGCGAGGGCGATCGGCTGA
- a CDS encoding aldo/keto reductase family oxidoreductase, whose protein sequence is MTSTSLPGGTFSLGDLTVTRMGYGAMQLAGPHVFGPPADRAAAVAVLREAVGLGINHIDTADYYGPYVTNEIIREALHPYPDDLHIVTKVGALRDAEGNWPPALAPEQLRQAVHDNLNRLGLDVLDVVNLRVGGFDRPTPGSVEEPFTVLAELQQQGLIKHLGLSTVNAEQVAEAQSIAPVVCVQNFYNIANRDDDPLIDSLAAQGIAYVPYFPLGGFTPLQSEELQAVAARLEATPLAVALAWLLHRSPNILLIPGTSSVAHLRENVAAAALALPEDALTELNTID, encoded by the coding sequence ATGACATCGACCAGCCTCCCCGGCGGGACGTTCAGCCTGGGGGACCTGACGGTCACCCGGATGGGTTACGGCGCCATGCAGCTGGCCGGACCGCACGTCTTCGGCCCGCCAGCCGACCGTGCCGCTGCCGTGGCCGTGCTGCGCGAGGCCGTCGGCCTCGGCATCAACCACATCGACACGGCCGACTACTACGGCCCGTACGTCACCAACGAGATCATCCGCGAGGCCCTGCACCCGTATCCGGATGACCTGCACATCGTCACCAAGGTCGGGGCGCTGCGCGACGCCGAGGGCAACTGGCCACCGGCCCTCGCGCCGGAGCAACTACGCCAGGCCGTCCACGACAACCTGAACCGCCTGGGCCTCGACGTGCTCGACGTGGTCAACCTGCGCGTCGGCGGGTTCGACCGGCCCACCCCCGGCTCGGTCGAGGAGCCGTTCACGGTCCTCGCCGAGCTGCAGCAGCAGGGGCTGATCAAGCACCTCGGGCTCAGCACCGTCAACGCCGAGCAGGTCGCCGAGGCGCAGTCCATTGCACCGGTGGTGTGCGTGCAGAACTTCTACAACATCGCCAACCGCGACGACGACCCGCTCATCGATTCCCTCGCGGCGCAGGGCATCGCCTACGTGCCCTACTTTCCCCTCGGCGGCTTCACCCCGCTGCAGTCCGAGGAGCTGCAGGCCGTCGCCGCCCGCCTGGAGGCCACCCCGCTGGCGGTCGCGCTGGCATGGCTGCTGCACCGGTCCCCGAATATCCTGCTCATTCCGGGCACCTCCTCCGTCGCGCACCTGCGCGAGAACGTCGCCGCCGCCGCGCTGGCCCTCCCCGAGGACGCCCTGACCGAACTGAACACCATCGACTGA